CGGCAGGCACCGTGACCTGGTCGCAAGGCACGGTCAGAGGCCCCCGCCAGTTGCCATTTCTGCTGGGAAAGGCGATGTAGACCTCTCCAAACATGCGGAAAGGCCGGACGTGACTGAGCAAGCAATCCAACCGGCCTCCGACCACCTTGACCTCGCCGACGCCCAGCGGCGGATCAAGGCGATCTTCATCGGCTCGATCGGCAATCTCGTCGAGTGGTACGATTTCTACGCCTATACGGCATTTGCGCTTTACTTCGCTCCCGCATTCTTCCCCGGTAACGACCCTGTCGTCCAGCAACTGAACGTCGCCGTCGTATTCGCGGCGACTTTCCTGATGCGGCCTCTGGGCGGCTGGTTCTTCGGCTATCTCGCCGACCATTTCGGCCGCCGCATCTCGCTCACGCTGTCCGTCGTCTTCATGTGCTTCGGCTCGCTGATCATCGCGCTGACGCCGACCTATGCCACGATCGGCTTCGCCGCACCGGTGATCCTGGCGCTCGCCCGCGTCATCGAGGGCCTGAGCCTCGGCGGCGAATACGGTGCCAGCGCCACTTACCTCAGCGAAGTCGCCGACCCCAAGCACCGCGGCTTCTATTCCAGCTTTCAGTACGTGACGCTGATCGGTGGCCAGCTCACCGCGATCATCGTGCTGCTGCTCCTGCAAAAGGTCTTCCTCACGCCGCAGGAGCTGAAGGACTGGGGTTGGCGTATCCCCTTCGCGATCGGCGCAGCGCTTGCGATCTTTGCCGCGGTGATGCGGCGCGGCCTGCACGAGACGGAGGCGTTCGAGGAAGCCAAGAAGGTGGTGAAGCCGACCGGCTCGATCGCCAACCTGCTGCGTTATCCGCGCGAGCTGCTGCTCGTGGTTGGTCTCACCGCCGGCGGCACCGCGGCGTTCTACACTTTCACCACCTACATGCAGACCTTCGTCAAGCTTTCGGTCGGGCTGACCGAAGACCAGACCACTTTCGTGATCTTCGGCACGCTGATCTTCGCGACCATCCTCCAGCCGATCTATGGCGCGATCTCCGACAAGATCGGACGCAAGCCGCTACTGATCTTCTTCGGTGTCGCCGGCACGCTCGCGACGGTGCCGCTGTTGATGACGCTGAAGGAGACCAAATCGCCCTTCATCGCATTCATCCTGATCTGCGCCGCCTGGCTGTTCGTCGCCGGCTACACCTCGATCAACGCGGTGGTGAAGGCCGAGCTGTTCCCGACCAATGTCCGCGCGCTCGGCGTCGGCCTGCCCTATGCCATCACGGTCTCGATCTTCGGCGGCACGGCGCCGGCGATCGCGCTCTATTTCAAGAGCATCGGGCGCGAGGAATGGTTCTATTTCTATCTTGCCGGCATCATCTGCCTGTCGCTGATCATCTATGCTACCATGCGCGACACCAAGCACGCCTCCGCGATGCATCGGCACGAGTAGACCATGGCCGACGAGACGCCCTTCGACAGCAAGCTGACGCGCACCAAGGAGAAATGGGCGCGTGAGGGCCGCTTTCTCACAGGGAAGATCACGCGGCCGGAGGACGAGAGGCTGCCGCCCGGCCAGCACCTCACCAAGGACTGGCCTGTGCTCGATCTCGGCGTCGTGCCCCCTGTGTCGCGCGAACGCTGGCGGCTCGACGTCTATGGCGCGGTCGAGACGCCCGTGTTCTGGACATTCGCCGAATTCGCCGCGCAGAAGCAGGTGTGGTTCACCTCCGACATCCATTGCGTGACGACTTGGTCGCGCTACGACAACGAGTGGGAAGGGCTCGCGACACGTGAACTGCTCGCGGCCTGCCAGCCGCGCGAGGATGCGCGCTTCGTCGTGCTCCATTCCTACGACGGCTACACCACCAATCTCGCGCTGGAAGACTTTGCCGCCGAGGATGCGCTGCTCGCCCATAGCTGG
This genomic stretch from Bradyrhizobium sp. CCGB12 harbors:
- a CDS encoding MFS transporter, which gives rise to MTEQAIQPASDHLDLADAQRRIKAIFIGSIGNLVEWYDFYAYTAFALYFAPAFFPGNDPVVQQLNVAVVFAATFLMRPLGGWFFGYLADHFGRRISLTLSVVFMCFGSLIIALTPTYATIGFAAPVILALARVIEGLSLGGEYGASATYLSEVADPKHRGFYSSFQYVTLIGGQLTAIIVLLLLQKVFLTPQELKDWGWRIPFAIGAALAIFAAVMRRGLHETEAFEEAKKVVKPTGSIANLLRYPRELLLVVGLTAGGTAAFYTFTTYMQTFVKLSVGLTEDQTTFVIFGTLIFATILQPIYGAISDKIGRKPLLIFFGVAGTLATVPLLMTLKETKSPFIAFILICAAWLFVAGYTSINAVVKAELFPTNVRALGVGLPYAITVSIFGGTAPAIALYFKSIGREEWFYFYLAGIICLSLIIYATMRDTKHASAMHRHE
- a CDS encoding sulfite oxidase-like oxidoreductase, which encodes MADETPFDSKLTRTKEKWAREGRFLTGKITRPEDERLPPGQHLTKDWPVLDLGVVPPVSRERWRLDVYGAVETPVFWTFAEFAAQKQVWFTSDIHCVTTWSRYDNEWEGLATRELLAACQPREDARFVVLHSYDGYTTNLALEDFAAEDALLAHSWSGQPLTEEHGGPVRLVVPQLYFWKSAKWLQAIEFLTEDAPGFWEVRGYHNRGDPWAEQRYSDD